In Solanum stenotomum isolate F172 chromosome 6, ASM1918654v1, whole genome shotgun sequence, one DNA window encodes the following:
- the LOC125868292 gene encoding probable LRR receptor-like serine/threonine-protein kinase At1g14390, which translates to MKGFLFLGLFLFFLVPFSSSQLVPAESRILFQIQQFLENPPVLQEWNKWTNFCFLPQSPSLVITCSGNHITELTIVGNKKSPFESLKSSSPQALSGKFSIDSFFTVVTKLSSLKKLSLVSLGLWGSLPAKISRLHSLEVLNITSNFILGEIPSSIVNFKNLKSLVLARNLFNGSVPDLKGLKILEELDLSGNNLGPKFPSLGDNNNNLVSLNLSNNLFRSEIPNGLNKFTHLQNLDLSSNKLVGPLPSFLFSLPAIQSISIAKNQLSGALPGSVSCSNNLKFVDFSSNLLMGKLPACLGSSSRNRTVINVWNCLSSTSTKSQHPHTFCEKQAIAVKPPPRTSDEKEQSTVKLGVVLGLIAGIVVVVGAVGFLIFFIVKKVVRNRDQGYKNDSFAFEKNSTLSKTADGGNARRTMRMVSLGLPPYHVFTLEEMEEATNSFDPTNLVGEGSQGQLYRGWLRDGSVVLVKCLKLKQKHSPQILQQHMEMISKLRHRHLVSVLGHCVVTYQDHPNTVSTVFIVLENVVNGSLKDHLSDWRKRDVLKWPQRMGITMGIAKGIQYLHTGGVTGNDIKLENVLLDETLTARISSYNISLPPKVGSESPLAGPDHFTSAKEAEKEDIYQLGVILLEVIIGRPINSRSEAEDLKLQVETALAESPSKLRDLTDPCIRGTFAYDSLKTTVQIAINCLEKEPSRRPSVEDVLWHMQYSIQVQEGTTNSGNLSGNQSGKLSGKISGNLNNKFY; encoded by the exons ATGAAGGGTTTCTTGTTTCTtggtttgtttttgttttttctagTTCCATTTTCATCATCTCAGTTAGTTCCTGCAGAAAGTAGAATCCTTTTTCAAATTCAACAGTTTCTTGAAAATCCACCTGTTCTTCAAGAATGGAATAAATGGACAAATTTTTGTTTTCTCCCACAATCTCCTTCTCTTGTTATCACTTGTTCTGGTAATCATATAACTGAGTTAACAATTGTTGGTAACAAAAAATCCCCTTTTGAGTCTTTAAAATCCTCTTCTCCACAAGCCCTTTCTGGgaaattttcaattgattcatTTTTCACTGTTGTTACTAAGCTTTCTAGTTTAAAAAAGTTGTCTTTAGTTTCTCTTGGTTTGTGGGGTTCATTGCCTGCTAAGATTAGTAGGCTACATTCACTTGAGGTACTTAAtataacttcaaatttcattcttgGTGAGATTCCATCATCTATAGTGAATTTCAAGAACCTGAAATCTCTTGTTTTGGCTAGAAATTTGTTTAATGGAAGTGTACCAGATCTGAAAGGGTTAAAAATACTTGAAGAGTTGGATTTGAGTGGTAATAATTTAGGACCAAAGTTTCCATCTTTAGGTGATAACAACAACAATCTTGTTTCACTGAATTTGAGTAACAATCTCTTTAGATCAGAAATACCTAATGGACTCAACAAGTTTACTCATTTGCAAAATCTTGATTTGTCTTCTAACAAACTTGTTGGTCCATTGCCTTCTTTCCTGTTTTCACTTCCAGCAATCCAGTCTATTAGTATTGCTAAGAATCAGCTTAGTGGTGCCCTTCCAGGAAGTGTGTCTTGTAGCAACAATCTGAAATTTGTCGATTTTTCGAGTAATTTATTGATGGGAAAGTTGCCTGCTTGCCTTGGATCAAGTTCAAGAAACAGGACAGTGATTAATGTTTGGAATTGTTTGTCAAGTACTAGTACTAAGTCTCAACATCCACATACATTTTGTGAGAAACAAGCTATAGCTGTTAAGCCCCCTCCAAGAACTAGTGATGAGAAGGAACAATCCACAGTTAAGCTTGGTGTTGTCTTAGGACTCATTGCTGGAATTGTTGTAGTTGTGGGTGCAGTTGGTTTCCTGATCTTTTTCATTGTCAAGAAAGTTGTGAGAAATAGAGATCAAGGATATAAAAATGACAGCTTTGCTTTTGAGAAGAATTCAACCCTTTCCAAAACTGCTGATGGAG GAAATGCAAGGAGGACAATGAGGATGGTATCATTAGGACTTCCACCATATCATGTTTTCACTTTAGAGGAAATGGAAGAAGCAACAAACAGTTTTGATCCAACTAATCTGGTTGGAGAAGGTTCCCAGGGTCAG CTATATAGAGGTTGGCTTAGAGATGGATCAGTGGTCCTAGTGAAATGTCTGAAACTGAAGCAGAAGCATTCACCTCAAATTCTGCAGCAGCACATGGAGATGATATCAAAGCTAAGGCATCGACATTTAGTCAGTGTACTTGGACACTGTGTTGTTACTTACCAAGATCATCCAAATACAGTTAGCACTGTATTTATTGTGCTTGAAAACGTCGTCAATGGATCACTAAAGGATCATCTTAGTG ATTGGAGGAAAAGGGATGTATTGAAATGGCCACAAAGAATGGGAATAACGATGGGCATTGCAAAAGGAATTCAGTATTTGCACACTGGAGGAGTCACTGGAAATGATATAAAGCTTGAGAATGTTTTGTTGGATGAAACTCTTACTGCTAGAATAAGCAGCTACAATATATCGTTGCCACCTAAG GTTGGTTCGGAAAGTCCTCTTGCTGGACCAGACCATTTTACCAG CGCGAAAGAAGCAGAAAAGGAAGACATTTATCAGTTGGGAGTTATTCTACTAGAAGTTATTATTGGTAGACCAATCAACTCTCGAAGCGAAGCAGAAGACCTTAAGCTTCAG GTGGAAACTGCCTTAGCGGAATCACCATCAAAGCTACGAGATTTAACAGATCCTTGTATACGAGGTACATTTGCATATGACTCATTGAAAACGACAGTCCAGATAGCAATAAACTGCCTTGAAAAAGAACCAAGCAGGCGGCCATCAGTCGAAGATGTTCTCTGGCATATGCAATACTCAATTCAGGTTCAAGAAGGAACAACCAACAGTGGAAACCTCAGTGGGAACCAAAGTGGGAAACTCAGTGGAAAAATAAGTGGAAATCTTAATAATAAGTTTTACTGA